The Armatimonadota bacterium genome includes a window with the following:
- a CDS encoding PQQ-binding-like beta-propeller repeat protein, which yields MKPRVLACALISILVFAALGTVLAQGATKWPMYRHDVARTGLSDTNALLSSRPVPIWVFPYPEPDVEPVDNDYPPSGKNEANFNAVGTWVPADSVVSPNAYGGNFLYSLASDSGTATWTFPLTTQRSQTVAYYVYVWFPSHTGASQPKHATNALYRVRIMNDSGTEDSSASFRIDQTSGGNWVILSSSPFMVRDDQYVVVELTTSGANGIVVADAVMLEQDLGAVIGSPAFAPGTEDPADRRNDLVVTSILENRRLPIVNATSPMVDEWGNVVRDEDGNVLYESSTIQSGSVRVGAVYGIAAEDDLTTGGADERGLQKWVFPFNTDNWVAGGFSSSPLIGTYNNAEVAYCPALDGQIYVLTTVPGSVQDSARIVWQGPGYLDEPTAPASWTPILGSGRQGDDFLRTTAVTSSGSETFAAWSFDIGMQGKYSFYAWVPPSSQTEPQVPDARYTISVGGTDYAATGDQRSGGRWILLGTYDVGASGTGAGNTTVKLSNVSSVAGGTTTRYVAADAVKVVLSGLGSFDWSSPALSSDGSRIYIGGTGGRLWCFKVGDPDPVWVYPTLDANPIGAIYASPTLDGSSIFIGSTDGHVYSVSAATGIENWVYPSKTVPDSDGNFQVLGEVSSTIAVRGSSLYVGVGSDANIPPMFVTDDTYVGRVICLSKATGALQWIYPDAGEEARGSFLYSSPLIFDSIGTLAIGSSDGALLALDPADGHAKWTEFPDLGNPIYSSPAGAMIPGENIPMAFVGSQSGYLHGIDLRTGNKHWSHALLGAVTSSPALAEGRMYVGDMSGVTWAFSTRAGSGADGFEEWNYQQLPDGPPTPENSDSDVQSVVELDIFAKEQYDSIKDGVTIPDGDLHKLARAEKDYNPGHQPGHSHNAPYYYEWGETAYVIAWNCLDPNDPDSTDDETKWLSSGAGSRGSKFVASTDSTLRLSIRSRGPGDQSDQSTTLTMTDKGSIWDSAAGRPVFFTKYAYVLGTSSSSNTQSPGSRITLSVQELPSTKSDSVNRGGKAAECVAPEHPIPTTQDPVLGTIYDRTKYLPQRVSINNPLALICVDPSGLDGPWYVGVNSSAATTRDASNFGSVVHDNGNRRQIMPWLRSGVVAHGTNSDERRFVACDRSLLSLTGNNISRFRIERSDLDWQGGDAQIWRSNGISTALPWEKPLPPLVGPNGSLDYPDIRSRQLSYAMAESRLDPTQEDVEIRFGGALTVPATDDPWPVGQNPVGQVIAVPRFQPPNMPFIMPATVDSLRASGYTGRVYTFIDSNGDGRLNRSGQLGSSQLVQQSVSGARSEAYREFYAQAHVPADYRVEVGEKTYDIGAVPHGFGLTESGGVSPNLFLPTLGDNAKLRLGGSDTPGVFDPWFKTFTAYNQGNVNMLNLKMAKRVNPSAGPSYNFDLFSDTAEGSIYPSGNNLVSYGAYVPAAAITSALDNRFLTAALTNLPPIMGLTSRTFHKPRVGESPTVLRLPDMPKRLYTTAGFAPLEPPPLPFFSVAVPVGTPTGTYSRSITLFEDANNSGVYDPGEAVGNPLMQVKLTVTENRMTDGFMPGALPQVDLPDPSFSVGDVSPAVYMGPDYSLHMYWSSSRRGSVTGGGGGAGNAPAPGDPWYLYKSSMRLDNNSWALAQPGYTQWWSPTGDTPIPAPGDLATFFDAGPGQVQRNSAKFNSPSIARNPANGQAWLFFGGEAFRHNPVTDTKAQQHRVFYWPLDPNGDPIGQAYSTTKDWTMPKYGVRGVYANIGGPTLWSFWYGGNNNEWRIYYNMSPYDRNLYQVGERDSWSNDARLSLPRGLVSAAEPSIIARTAYTRSGNPKQVLDVVYSAYSQYHKSTDIYLSRYNPDLDVSSRWTADLDIEDRPDGKDEVLMR from the coding sequence ATGAAACCTAGAGTATTGGCCTGTGCGCTGATTTCCATACTGGTCTTCGCGGCTTTGGGGACCGTTCTGGCCCAGGGTGCCACGAAATGGCCGATGTATCGGCACGACGTGGCCCGGACGGGTTTGTCCGATACCAACGCCTTGCTGTCTTCCCGGCCGGTGCCGATCTGGGTGTTCCCGTATCCCGAGCCTGATGTCGAGCCGGTGGACAACGACTATCCTCCGAGCGGGAAGAACGAGGCGAACTTCAATGCGGTGGGCACATGGGTCCCCGCGGATTCGGTCGTGTCGCCCAACGCCTATGGCGGCAACTTCCTCTACTCATTGGCCTCGGATTCCGGCACGGCGACCTGGACCTTCCCTCTCACTACCCAGAGGTCGCAGACGGTGGCGTACTACGTCTACGTCTGGTTCCCCTCACATACCGGCGCGTCCCAACCGAAGCATGCGACCAACGCGCTCTACCGTGTCAGGATCATGAACGACAGCGGGACGGAGGACTCCTCGGCATCGTTTCGTATAGACCAGACATCCGGCGGCAACTGGGTCATCCTCTCGTCGAGCCCGTTCATGGTCCGCGACGATCAGTATGTAGTCGTTGAACTGACCACGTCCGGCGCGAACGGTATCGTCGTCGCGGACGCCGTCATGCTTGAGCAGGACCTCGGCGCCGTGATCGGTTCGCCGGCGTTCGCTCCAGGGACGGAGGATCCCGCAGACCGACGAAATGACCTGGTTGTGACCTCCATTCTGGAGAACCGCCGGTTGCCGATCGTCAACGCGACGTCGCCGATGGTGGATGAGTGGGGCAATGTCGTGCGGGATGAAGACGGCAACGTCCTCTACGAGTCGTCCACCATACAGTCGGGCTCGGTGCGGGTCGGCGCGGTCTACGGCATAGCGGCCGAGGATGATCTCACCACGGGCGGCGCAGACGAGCGCGGCCTGCAGAAATGGGTCTTCCCGTTCAACACGGACAACTGGGTGGCTGGTGGTTTCTCTTCCTCGCCGCTCATCGGCACATACAACAACGCAGAGGTCGCGTACTGCCCCGCGCTCGACGGCCAGATCTACGTTCTTACGACGGTTCCTGGTAGCGTGCAGGATAGCGCTCGTATCGTCTGGCAGGGCCCCGGCTACCTCGATGAGCCGACCGCGCCCGCTAGCTGGACACCCATCCTGGGTTCCGGACGCCAGGGCGACGACTTCCTGCGGACGACGGCCGTGACCTCTTCCGGGAGCGAGACCTTCGCCGCATGGAGCTTCGATATCGGCATGCAGGGCAAGTACTCTTTCTACGCCTGGGTGCCGCCCTCGAGCCAGACCGAGCCGCAGGTGCCGGATGCGCGGTACACCATATCGGTGGGCGGGACCGACTATGCCGCGACCGGCGACCAGAGGAGTGGCGGCCGCTGGATACTTCTTGGCACTTATGACGTGGGCGCGTCAGGAACGGGCGCGGGCAACACGACGGTCAAGCTCTCGAACGTGAGCAGCGTGGCCGGAGGAACGACCACTCGCTATGTTGCCGCAGACGCCGTCAAGGTCGTGCTGTCCGGGCTCGGATCGTTCGACTGGTCCTCTCCGGCACTCAGCAGCGACGGCTCCAGAATCTACATCGGTGGTACCGGCGGGAGGCTCTGGTGCTTCAAAGTCGGCGATCCCGACCCGGTCTGGGTCTACCCCACGCTGGATGCCAACCCGATCGGCGCCATATACGCGTCGCCGACCCTCGACGGCAGCTCGATCTTCATAGGTTCGACTGACGGGCACGTCTACTCTGTCAGCGCGGCGACCGGCATCGAGAACTGGGTTTACCCGAGCAAGACCGTGCCGGACTCCGACGGCAACTTCCAAGTTCTCGGCGAGGTGTCCAGCACGATCGCCGTGCGCGGGAGCAGCCTGTACGTCGGCGTCGGCAGTGATGCGAACATCCCGCCGATGTTTGTCACCGACGACACCTACGTCGGGCGCGTGATCTGTCTGTCGAAGGCGACCGGCGCTCTTCAGTGGATTTACCCTGATGCGGGGGAAGAGGCGAGGGGGTCTTTCCTCTACTCCTCGCCGCTCATATTCGACAGCATCGGCACGCTGGCGATAGGCTCGTCGGACGGCGCCCTGCTCGCACTCGACCCGGCCGACGGCCATGCGAAGTGGACGGAGTTCCCCGATCTCGGGAATCCGATCTACTCGAGCCCTGCCGGGGCGATGATCCCGGGCGAGAACATTCCGATGGCCTTCGTCGGAAGCCAGAGCGGCTACCTGCACGGCATTGACCTTCGGACCGGCAACAAGCACTGGTCTCACGCTCTGCTGGGGGCGGTGACCTCGTCGCCTGCGCTGGCGGAGGGCAGGATGTACGTCGGCGACATGTCCGGCGTCACATGGGCGTTCTCGACGCGCGCGGGCAGCGGTGCCGACGGATTCGAGGAGTGGAACTACCAACAGCTGCCCGACGGGCCGCCGACTCCCGAGAACTCCGACAGCGACGTCCAGTCGGTCGTCGAGTTGGATATCTTCGCGAAGGAGCAGTACGACTCTATCAAGGACGGGGTCACTATCCCCGACGGTGATCTTCACAAGCTCGCTCGCGCGGAAAAGGACTACAATCCCGGCCACCAGCCCGGGCACAGCCACAATGCGCCGTACTACTACGAATGGGGCGAGACGGCATACGTCATCGCGTGGAACTGCCTGGACCCCAACGATCCCGACTCGACCGATGACGAGACTAAATGGTTGTCGAGCGGCGCCGGCAGTCGAGGCAGCAAGTTCGTCGCGTCCACCGACAGCACGCTGAGGCTCTCGATCAGGAGCCGCGGCCCGGGAGACCAGAGCGATCAGTCTACCACGCTTACGATGACCGACAAGGGTTCGATATGGGACTCAGCGGCGGGAAGACCGGTCTTTTTCACGAAGTACGCGTATGTGCTCGGCACGTCTTCGAGTAGCAACACTCAATCGCCGGGAAGCCGGATTACACTCAGCGTGCAGGAACTGCCCAGCACCAAGTCCGACAGCGTCAACCGGGGCGGCAAGGCGGCCGAGTGTGTCGCGCCGGAGCACCCGATTCCGACGACTCAGGACCCGGTACTCGGCACGATATACGACCGCACCAAGTACCTTCCTCAGCGCGTCTCGATCAACAACCCGCTCGCCCTGATATGCGTGGACCCGAGCGGGCTCGACGGGCCCTGGTATGTGGGCGTGAACTCGAGCGCCGCGACTACCCGCGATGCCAGTAACTTCGGCTCCGTGGTGCACGACAACGGAAACCGCCGTCAGATCATGCCGTGGCTGCGGTCGGGCGTAGTTGCGCACGGTACCAACTCCGACGAGCGCAGGTTCGTTGCCTGCGACCGCAGCCTCCTGAGCCTCACGGGAAACAACATCTCGCGCTTCAGGATAGAGCGCAGCGATCTCGACTGGCAGGGCGGCGACGCGCAGATCTGGCGCAGCAACGGGATCAGCACTGCACTGCCTTGGGAGAAGCCCCTGCCTCCTCTCGTCGGGCCGAACGGCAGCCTCGACTATCCTGACATCCGCTCGCGCCAGTTGAGCTACGCGATGGCGGAGAGCCGCCTCGATCCGACGCAGGAGGACGTGGAGATTCGATTCGGAGGCGCTCTCACCGTTCCCGCCACCGACGACCCCTGGCCGGTCGGTCAGAACCCGGTGGGTCAGGTGATCGCCGTGCCGAGGTTCCAGCCGCCGAACATGCCGTTCATCATGCCCGCTACGGTGGACTCACTGCGAGCATCGGGTTACACGGGCAGGGTGTACACGTTCATAGACTCCAACGGGGACGGACGCCTGAACCGCTCGGGTCAGCTCGGCTCTTCGCAACTCGTTCAGCAGAGCGTGAGCGGCGCGAGGTCCGAGGCGTACCGCGAGTTCTACGCGCAGGCGCACGTGCCGGCGGACTATCGGGTCGAGGTCGGTGAGAAGACATACGACATCGGCGCGGTCCCTCACGGCTTCGGCTTGACCGAGTCCGGCGGAGTGTCGCCCAATCTGTTCCTGCCGACGCTCGGCGACAACGCTAAGCTTCGTCTCGGTGGCTCGGATACTCCCGGGGTGTTCGATCCCTGGTTCAAGACGTTTACCGCGTACAACCAGGGCAACGTCAACATGCTGAACCTCAAGATGGCCAAGAGAGTCAATCCGTCGGCCGGTCCGTCGTACAACTTCGACCTGTTCAGCGACACGGCGGAGGGCAGCATTTACCCTAGCGGAAACAACCTCGTGTCCTACGGGGCATACGTGCCTGCCGCGGCGATCACGAGCGCGCTGGACAACCGGTTCCTGACCGCCGCCCTGACGAATCTTCCTCCGATCATGGGTCTGACGTCGCGCACGTTCCACAAGCCGAGGGTGGGTGAGTCGCCGACTGTGCTTCGTCTGCCGGACATGCCGAAGCGGCTCTACACGACGGCCGGCTTCGCTCCCCTGGAGCCGCCGCCTCTGCCGTTCTTCAGCGTCGCCGTACCGGTCGGTACGCCTACTGGCACGTACTCTCGTTCGATCACGCTCTTCGAGGATGCCAACAACAGCGGCGTGTACGACCCCGGGGAGGCCGTCGGCAACCCGCTGATGCAGGTGAAGCTGACTGTCACTGAGAACCGCATGACGGACGGTTTCATGCCGGGTGCGCTCCCTCAGGTTGATCTGCCGGATCCTAGTTTCTCGGTCGGCGACGTCTCGCCCGCCGTGTATATGGGTCCCGACTACAGCCTGCACATGTACTGGTCGAGTTCCCGTCGAGGTTCGGTGACGGGCGGCGGCGGCGGCGCGGGCAACGCTCCGGCGCCCGGCGATCCCTGGTACCTGTACAAGTCCTCGATGAGGCTCGACAACAACTCCTGGGCGCTCGCCCAACCCGGCTACACGCAGTGGTGGTCGCCGACCGGTGACACTCCGATACCGGCCCCCGGCGACCTCGCCACGTTCTTTGACGCGGGACCGGGGCAGGTGCAGCGCAACTCGGCCAAGTTCAACAGCCCTTCTATCGCCCGCAATCCGGCGAACGGTCAGGCATGGCTGTTCTTCGGTGGAGAGGCGTTCCGGCACAACCCGGTGACGGATACCAAGGCTCAGCAGCACAGGGTCTTCTACTGGCCGCTCGACCCGAACGGTGATCCAATCGGACAGGCGTACTCGACGACCAAGGACTGGACGATGCCGAAGTACGGGGTACGCGGCGTCTACGCCAACATCGGCGGCCCGACGCTGTGGAGTTTCTGGTACGGCGGGAACAACAATGAGTGGCGCATATACTACAACATGAGCCCCTATGATCGGAACCTGTATCAGGTGGGCGAGCGGGACTCCTGGTCGAACGATGCCAGGCTCTCGCTCCCGCGCGGTCTCGTCTCGGCTGC
- a CDS encoding PQQ-binding-like beta-propeller repeat protein, translating into MSNRTLSFLILAILLTVFAAGFADCASFTYASQRKEIKAGVLIFPDAGGLYTVRPAAPYVFHVLNNRMDLKPQGWEFVNPLASSRVTGEIMARWAGAGGPPYAEGDGITKEMGCYWEVKIDAGVAELSQFDVLFVALSGTYDLGRLQREKLRKLVDSGGVLWIESAPGGVGGLRNFFTCDFAFSSGGGAAWAGAPNPMHPLARRPYTLSWDEMTKLGTSASELNGSGMYLVGARTVAFSAGGDRYFQTIIGVNANTSAPVVAAAQYGSGHVVACAENVGYAISAFASTFDYGGATVRNGTYCPTERVAVAPAEDLKMAVNIASWGGEHTTFHKNARRSGFSYDEVGAPLALKWYYDGGGNIPTGSSPAILNDMVFYVDGRGVLRAFDLSPAQDVDGDGNPDDGLPDYASGAPYDRIWEANCGGPSSSPTAAYVPVGGGAALPAVFVANQGGGILAFNAATGAPLTGSNPIMTVDGYAADNPANGIIGIPAPTYFDGVVYAGDALGCLRGKNLLDNTQWKWPASPLNLPPTLTAPAVGYFRNPITGSVDQLVYMAARGRVGSVNGCVYSFPIRVFNEVLTRATGANEYRVRRYQTMAVKSDPSTFQLYISQPDGTLVEVADASVTVKQPGTFVLTTNVPSGSSVIADYEIDSSNTAYPPNYRQRIDVKNVATTGTSPPGLGVTDTPAIAPNDTLYYATENGSFYAVMEDGWGLTTKWRWYMGDPGPRSLLGGSAVAVGSAAVGNDMAYFAVNAGGTAYILAFDADPTFRISVGGPIDSRRPVEVLQYDSMNPGSEPRAVSGAAEGTDTSRRRVAFKVDYDAGRITIENFLDPLSASQDLIVRFYPPTEGSGPGTRIEQIHPAFTTTPQFDDSWNNLAWALKIDGATITSSPMLMGNILYFGTAAGRLHAVNVQRISQTTDRHAVVPVNDGIHWLWPDPDQPALGGGQPILSTVAGAHGSIVVSSAEGIAVLHNALTLVADNRRLLEMDSSGRVVWSCDSTTSFSVTRLDATATPVFGATKTPINRPSVARRAGSSNILFADTGNNRVAMIDRAGNVLCEVSEFRDPLGVLPPGSPLRLSTPTDAWVWPVAGPVAGSTAYRFLIADSGNYRVVEVEATYDPSTGRYSRQELRWATHTLEQGKRYRYVSARRYPKPDGTGTEVICVVDNYVPESSRLETTGGAIVTIDDATGRIANSGVRRFVETPDGTQGLTRLVNPTFFSREFKAGGMFVDVIGDANGLYVTHFYNANLQTVNPGSLGHPNPRIHLARNHPEKPLVISSAQLLPSGNVLVTNGAPSLGTVRKSFAAQGEVFELLADFSKIVWPGAGVDVGKGSYPLEQPSSAERLLQ; encoded by the coding sequence ATGAGCAACCGGACACTAAGCTTTCTGATACTCGCGATTCTTCTGACCGTCTTTGCGGCGGGCTTTGCCGACTGCGCCAGTTTTACATACGCGAGCCAGCGCAAGGAGATCAAGGCGGGCGTCCTGATCTTCCCGGACGCAGGCGGACTCTATACGGTGCGCCCCGCGGCTCCTTATGTCTTCCACGTTCTGAACAACAGGATGGATCTCAAGCCGCAGGGTTGGGAGTTTGTGAATCCGCTCGCGTCCTCCCGCGTGACCGGCGAGATCATGGCGCGATGGGCCGGCGCTGGCGGTCCGCCCTATGCCGAGGGCGACGGCATCACGAAGGAGATGGGATGCTACTGGGAAGTCAAGATTGACGCCGGCGTTGCCGAGCTGTCCCAGTTCGACGTTCTCTTCGTGGCTCTATCCGGCACGTACGATCTAGGTCGCCTGCAGAGGGAGAAACTCCGCAAACTGGTGGATTCGGGCGGCGTGCTCTGGATCGAGAGTGCGCCCGGAGGTGTGGGCGGTCTGAGGAACTTCTTCACCTGCGACTTCGCCTTCAGCAGCGGTGGCGGCGCGGCATGGGCCGGCGCGCCCAATCCGATGCACCCCCTGGCGCGGCGTCCGTACACTCTCTCTTGGGATGAGATGACGAAGCTCGGCACCAGCGCGAGCGAGCTGAATGGGTCGGGTATGTATCTGGTCGGTGCCAGGACCGTCGCGTTCTCTGCCGGTGGAGACCGGTACTTCCAGACGATCATCGGCGTTAACGCGAATACCTCGGCGCCGGTCGTTGCCGCGGCTCAGTACGGCAGCGGACATGTGGTTGCGTGCGCTGAGAACGTCGGCTACGCGATAAGTGCGTTCGCCTCGACCTTTGACTACGGCGGCGCGACGGTCCGGAACGGAACTTACTGCCCGACCGAACGGGTCGCAGTTGCTCCGGCCGAGGACCTCAAGATGGCGGTGAATATCGCCTCCTGGGGTGGCGAGCACACCACTTTCCACAAGAACGCGCGCCGGAGCGGCTTCTCCTATGATGAGGTCGGGGCTCCTCTCGCCCTCAAGTGGTACTACGACGGCGGCGGAAATATCCCCACCGGTTCGTCGCCCGCGATCCTGAACGACATGGTCTTCTACGTGGACGGTCGCGGCGTTCTGCGGGCGTTTGATCTGTCTCCCGCTCAGGACGTGGATGGCGACGGCAACCCTGACGATGGTCTGCCGGACTACGCGAGCGGCGCACCTTACGACAGGATATGGGAAGCGAACTGCGGGGGGCCGTCATCCTCGCCGACGGCCGCATACGTGCCGGTCGGCGGTGGGGCCGCGCTGCCCGCTGTCTTCGTGGCGAATCAGGGCGGAGGCATACTGGCTTTCAATGCGGCGACGGGGGCGCCTCTCACCGGCAGCAACCCGATCATGACCGTGGACGGATACGCCGCTGACAACCCCGCGAACGGGATTATCGGCATTCCCGCCCCGACCTACTTCGACGGAGTGGTCTATGCCGGGGACGCTCTCGGATGCCTTCGCGGGAAGAACCTGCTCGACAACACGCAGTGGAAGTGGCCCGCGAGTCCGCTCAACCTCCCGCCGACGCTGACCGCTCCGGCGGTCGGGTACTTCCGAAACCCGATCACCGGGTCGGTGGACCAGTTGGTCTACATGGCGGCGCGCGGTCGGGTCGGCAGCGTGAACGGATGCGTCTACAGCTTCCCGATAAGGGTCTTCAACGAGGTGCTCACTCGAGCGACTGGCGCGAACGAGTACCGCGTACGCCGATATCAGACGATGGCCGTCAAGAGCGACCCGTCCACGTTCCAACTCTACATCAGCCAGCCGGACGGGACCTTGGTCGAAGTGGCCGATGCGAGCGTGACCGTCAAACAGCCCGGAACGTTCGTGCTGACGACTAACGTGCCGAGCGGTTCTTCCGTGATCGCCGATTACGAGATTGATTCGAGCAACACGGCCTACCCGCCGAACTACCGCCAGCGTATAGACGTCAAGAACGTGGCGACCACCGGCACGAGTCCTCCGGGACTCGGCGTGACCGACACTCCGGCTATCGCGCCGAACGACACGCTGTACTACGCGACCGAGAACGGCTCGTTCTACGCGGTCATGGAGGACGGCTGGGGGCTCACGACCAAGTGGCGCTGGTACATGGGCGATCCGGGCCCGAGGAGTCTGCTCGGCGGCAGCGCCGTGGCCGTCGGGTCGGCCGCGGTAGGGAACGACATGGCCTACTTCGCGGTCAATGCCGGGGGCACGGCGTATATCCTCGCGTTCGATGCCGATCCCACATTCCGGATCAGCGTAGGCGGCCCCATAGACTCGAGACGGCCGGTCGAGGTTCTGCAGTACGACAGCATGAACCCGGGCAGTGAGCCGAGGGCCGTCAGCGGAGCGGCGGAAGGCACGGACACCTCCCGTCGGCGCGTCGCCTTCAAGGTTGACTACGATGCGGGCCGCATCACGATCGAGAACTTCCTCGATCCGCTGAGCGCGTCGCAGGACCTGATCGTGCGGTTCTACCCGCCGACCGAAGGCTCCGGGCCCGGCACTCGCATCGAGCAGATTCATCCGGCGTTCACGACTACGCCCCAGTTCGACGATTCCTGGAACAACCTGGCCTGGGCGCTCAAGATTGACGGCGCTACGATCACTTCCTCCCCCATGCTGATGGGCAACATATTGTACTTCGGGACCGCGGCGGGCCGCCTGCACGCTGTCAACGTCCAGCGCATATCCCAGACGACCGATCGGCACGCGGTAGTGCCCGTGAACGACGGCATCCACTGGTTGTGGCCGGATCCGGATCAGCCTGCTCTCGGCGGCGGCCAGCCGATACTCTCGACGGTCGCCGGCGCGCACGGCTCGATTGTGGTCAGTTCCGCCGAAGGCATCGCCGTCCTGCACAACGCGCTCACTCTGGTGGCCGACAACCGCCGACTGCTCGAGATGGATTCCTCCGGCCGGGTGGTTTGGTCGTGCGACAGCACCACTTCGTTCTCCGTCACGCGGCTCGATGCGACGGCGACCCCGGTCTTCGGAGCGACCAAGACGCCTATCAACCGACCGTCGGTAGCGCGTCGCGCGGGATCGAGCAACATCCTGTTCGCAGACACGGGGAACAACCGGGTCGCCATGATAGACCGCGCAGGCAACGTCCTGTGCGAGGTCTCCGAGTTCAGAGATCCGCTGGGGGTTCTGCCTCCCGGTTCGCCCTTGAGGCTCAGCACGCCGACCGACGCGTGGGTCTGGCCGGTCGCGGGTCCGGTCGCCGGTTCGACGGCATACCGGTTCCTGATCGCGGACAGCGGGAACTACCGGGTGGTCGAGGTGGAGGCGACATACGACCCCTCTACCGGCCGCTACAGCCGCCAGGAACTGCGCTGGGCGACGCATACCCTCGAGCAGGGCAAGCGCTACAGGTACGTCAGCGCGCGAAGGTACCCGAAGCCGGACGGCACCGGCACCGAAGTGATTTGTGTCGTGGACAACTATGTTCCCGAGTCCTCCAGGCTGGAGACGACCGGCGGGGCCATCGTCACGATTGATGATGCCACCGGGCGGATTGCGAACAGCGGCGTGAGGCGCTTCGTCGAGACGCCTGACGGTACTCAGGGTTTGACGCGGCTGGTCAATCCGACCTTCTTCTCGCGGGAGTTCAAGGCCGGCGGGATGTTCGTGGATGTCATCGGCGACGCGAACGGGCTGTACGTCACGCACTTCTACAACGCGAACCTGCAGACGGTCAACCCAGGGAGCCTCGGGCACCCCAATCCGCGGATCCACCTTGCCCGAAATCACCCTGAGAAGCCGCTGGTGATATCTTCCGCCCAACTGCTACCGAGCGGCAACGTTCTCGTCACAAACGGGGCGCCGAGCCTTGGGACCGTCCGGAAGTCGTTTGCCGCCCAGGGAGAGGTGTTCGAACTACTTGCCGATTTCTCGAAGATAGTGTGGCCGGGCGCCGGCGTAGACGTCGGGAAGGGCAGCTATCCGCTCGAGCAGCCGTCCAGCGCCGAGCGGCTGCTCCAGTAG